GGCCGTCGCCGCGGCGCTCCTCATGATCGTGCCGCCCGTAATAGGCCAGATAACCAAGTTGGTGGCGTCGCTGAATAATTTGCCCGGGCAGATGGAGGCGTTTATAGAAAAAGCCAACAATTGGTTCTCGTCGCTGGAGGAATACGAACCGTCGCCGTACGCCAAGCCGATTATAGACAACCTCATCTTGCGCGCGCAGGACCTCTTCGCGGCGCTCTTCGAGCGGGCGCTCGCCTTCGTCACGTCGCTTTCCCGCCTCGCGACCCACATCGTCAACATCATCATAACGCCCATCATCACCTTCTACCTCCTCCGCGACATGCCGAAGATAAAGGGCTGGGTGAGGGAGCGCGTGCCGCGGCGCTTCCTCGACGAGGCCGTCGAAACGTACCAGGAAATCGACCGCGTCCTCGCCGGCTTCATCCGAGGCCAATTCATCGTCTCCGCGGTGGAGGCCTCGTTCGTCGCCGTAGGCCTTACCGTCATCGGCGTCGAGTACGCCCTCCTTTTGGGTATATTCGCGGGCTTCGCGAACATGGTCCCGTACGTCGGTACCTATATCGGCGCCCTCCCCGCGGTAATAGTCATACTGATGGGCCCGGACGTGGGAACGCGCCTCCTATGGGCGTTGCTGTTGTACGTCGTCGTAAATATATTCGACGGCCACATATTGGCGCCGCGGATAGTGGGGCGCCGCGTCGGCCTGCACCCCGTCGTCACCATGGTCGCGATGTTGGTGGGCGCGAAGTTCTTCGGCGTGGTGGGCTTTTTAGCCGCGGTTCCGGTAACGGCGACGTTGAAGATATTGGCCCGGAAGCTCGAGCGGCGTTACCTGGAGGGGCCTTATTACAAGCGGCCTCCCGAGGCCGAGGACGCCGGCGGCCCCCCGTAGCGGGGGGCTTTTTCGTAATGGCTTGATTGACATAGGACTTCAGTTTTCATACTATAGAATTTCGCGAGGCCACAGGTAATATGGACGACGCACTGCGAGGACTTATACGCGCGGATTTCGACCGGCTGCTGCACCGGGAGCGGTTGGACGTCTCGGCCGCGGTCGAGCGCCTGATATTGATCCAGACGGTCGAGGGCCACGCCCACAACGGCCACGGCGAGTTCAGGCCGCGCCGCTTCGTCGACATCACCACCGCCGACGTCGTCCGCGCGCTGCGGCTCGACACCGCGAAGGTCAAACGCGCGCGGCAGAAGTTGATAGACGACGTCTTCGGGTGGGCCGAGCGCGCCATAACCGGCGACGACGCGACGGCGCTGGCGGACGCCGACGGCAAGCCGCTGTTGTCCATCCCGTTCCTCGCCGATTTCGCGGTCGAGCCCGCGGCCGTCCTGCGCGGCATATACGTCGGCGGCATGCGCGACAACTCGGACGTGCGGGCCGCGGTGGAGGCCGATACCGGCATCACCATCGGCGGCGGCTCCTGCTACGTCGTGGATGCCGACGTCATGCGCGAGATGGGCCTCGACAGCGAGAAGTTGTCGCACGAACCGCACGAAGACGAGATCGAGGAGTTCCGCAAAAGCGGCCTGATCGTCGAGCTGCCGCCGGAGGAAGTAGACGACGACCGGTACCGGTACCTGTACATCCGCGACCGGGCCGGCCCCGGGCACTCGGACGACGCGGCCTTCGTGCTGTCGGGCGCGATTTGGGGCGTGGACTGTGCGTTGGGGGTCTTCCTGGCGGACGCCGTCGATACCCTCGAGAAATATTCGGAGAAGTACACCGACCAGGACGACGAGCTGAGCGCGGCCATCGCGGCCGGCGACGCCTACGAGCCGTCGTGGGAGCGCGACCTGAAGGACATAACGTTCCTTTCCGCCGTGCCCGATGACGACGACGACCTGGTGCCCGACTCGTCGCTGCGGTATTTCCTGCGGGTGGACGCGGACGCCAACCGGTGCGCCCTCCAGAACCACCTCGACTTCATCGCCGGCCGCCCCACCGTGCCGATGGTCCTGGGCTTCGACCGGGTCCTGAGCGTGAAGTTCTACCGGTGGGCGCGGGAGCGGCTGGTGGAGTATGAGGCGCGGCTCGAGGCGCCGGCGCGCGCCGCGACGACGCTGCGGTCCGTCGCCGGCGTCGTGGACCGGAGCTTCCTTACGGTGAACGTGAACGACCCGCCCGAGAAAGTGGTGGAGGCGTTCGCAAATTCGAGCGCTGAGGTGGCGGTGGTGGTGGACGACGACGGCGCGGTGGTGGGGACCGTTCGCGCCGCGGACCTGCTGCGGTTTTTATGGGGGCGGCGCGAGCGATGATCGCGCGCGACGAGCTCAGGCGCAACCGTCTCTTCCGCGAGTTCTCGGGCCAGGAACTCGACATGGTCCGCATCGTCGTCGACGAGGGGATGTACGACGACGGCCGGTTGGTCATCAAGGAGGGCGGCCCCGGCGAGCGGCTCTACCTCATAGCCGCCGGCAAGTGCTCCGTCACGACGCAAATATCCGGCGCCGGGACCGAGGAGATAAAACTCTTGGGAGAGGGCGATTTCTTCGGCGAGATGTCGCTCATCGAGGCCGCGCCGGTATCGGCCACGGTATACGCCCGCGGCAGCTGCCGCCTGTTGTGGCTCGAGCGCAAAGCGTTCGACCGCTTGATCGCCGAGGATATGCCGGTGGCCAATAAACTGCTCAAAGCGATAATATTAACCTTCTGCGAACGCGCCCGCGAGACGACGGCCAAGATCGAGGGCTATTATAAATTGAGCCAATTTTAAACTCGAGCAGTGGAAAGCCGCCTAAAAATACTGGCCGAGTGCAAACTCTTTAAGACGCTGCCGCCCCAGGCGTTGGAGATGGCGGCGGCGCGTTGTGAGGAAGGCGAGGCCGAAGCGGGCGAGGCCCTCGTCGTCGAGGGGAAGCCGGCCGACGGCCTTTACGTCGTCGTCGAAGGCAACGTCGACTACATAAAGCGGGTGGACGAGAAGCGGGGGTTGGTGCTGCTGCGGTGGCAGCCGGGAGACGTCGTCGGTTTGGACGCCGTGATGGACGGCAAGGAGCATTACGTTTCGGCCGTGGCCGCGACGCCGGTAAAGTACTTGCGGTTCTCGGCCGAAGATTTTTGGGCGGTGTGCGCCGCGGACCCGCTTTACGAGCACCGCGTGTTGAGGCAAACGCTGCTCATCCAGAGCGCCGGCCTTCGCCAGACGACGCTTCGCCTGCGCGAATTCCTGGCCAAGATAATCAAGTAGCCGGGCGCGGCGCGCGGCCGGGTCGGCGTCACTATGTATCGCGTTTACCTTGGCCCTCTTTAGGGCCAAGTCATTTATTAAGATTTTACCGGGCGACGGGCGGCGGCGCACGCGCGTCGTCGCGGCCGGCCCGGGCGCCGTTAAAGCCGAGATGAAGTCGACCGAGAAAAAAAACGGCGGCGAAAGCGAAGGGCTCGAGCCGACGCGCCGGCTGCGCACCGCGGCGAGAAAACCCGCCGGGCGCGACTATGCCGAGGCGATACTCGTCGCCGTGGTCGTCGCGTTCGTGCTGCGCGCTTTCGTCGTTCAGGCCTTCAAGATACCTTCGGGTTCCATGAAACGAACCCTCCTGGTAGGCGACTACGTAGTGGTGGAGAAGGTGAGCTACCGCTTCCGGGCGCCGGCCCGCGGCGACGTCGTCGTCTTCAAGTATCCCCACCAGGACAACGAGATGACGGTAGGCAAGTGGTTTCGCGAGACGTACGAGCTCGTCGTCCACCGCCGCCGCGTCCCGCGGCGCGACTACGTGAAGCGCGTAATCGGCGTTCCGGGCGACGTCGTGATGGGGAAGAGGGCCTACGTATACGTTAACGGTCAACCGCTGCGCGAGCCGTACCAGTACGACGCGGCGTCCTACGAGTTCGGGCCGTTCAAGGTCCCGCCGGACGCGTACTTCGTGATGGGCGACAACCGCGCCGAGAGCCGCGACGGCCGGCACTGGGGTTTCGTGCCGCGCGACCTCATAAAGGGTCGGACCGCGCTCGTGTATTGGTCGTGGTGCCCGGACTACTGCCCCAAGCACCGCGCGCACGTCTCGCGCCTTTTCCGAACGCGGCTCGCCGGGACCGAAGGGGGCGAGGAGCCGACGAGGCCGGAGTACATCTGCGACGCCGGCGGCGAGATTTTAATTGACGGCGAGGACGTCCGCCTAACGAAGTGGTACGAGTTCTGGCGCCACGTGCGGTGGGGAAGAGTGTTATCGGCGGTGGAGTGAGTTCGGCGCGGGAAGTTTTTTACGCGCGGGTCGTAGGCGTTGGGCAAAGAATTTAGAAACCTTTGGCCTGTTTTAATGTCGTTGGCGGTCGCGGCCTCGCCGGCCGGCGCCACCGTCCTCCAAGACCCCGACGAGGGCGAAGTCGGCGATTTTTTTAAGTATTTCGGGGGCCCCGGCGACGAGGAGTTTTCTTTGGAGGGAGAGGAGGCCGCGGCGTGGGTGGCGAAGGTCCGGGCGGAACGCGGCCTTACGGCGCCGCTGGAGGCCGTGACGGCGGGCGAGGCGCGCGCCGAGCTGGAGGAGCCGCCGCTAGCGCCGGACGAAGTGCGCTTCGTGGTGGACGAAGAGGCGGGGTGGATAGAATACCTGGTCAAGGAGGACACCGTGTCGCTGTACCGCGACGCGCGCGTGTCGTACGGCGAAACGACGCTGACCGCGGACCGGGTGCGGTTCTTCTCGGGCCGCGACCTCGTCGTCGCGGAGGGGTACTGCGAGCTGGCCGACCCCACCCAGACCATGCTCGGCGTGCGGATGTCGTACGACCTCGAGACCGGGAAAGGCGTCATATTGCGGGGCGACGCCGATTCGGCCCAGGGCTACTACCGCGG
This portion of the bacterium genome encodes:
- a CDS encoding AI-2E family transporter; translated protein: MKKFTGEYDEILRGALLLILLALLVWRYLTAVSDVLTPLFLALLIVVVAFGMRIKWARGVGYFVAGLAVVWFFSLIWKLLFPFVAAFVIAYLLSPIVAALDERGVPRGLSAFVLILLALMAVAAALLMIVPPVIGQITKLVASLNNLPGQMEAFIEKANNWFSSLEEYEPSPYAKPIIDNLILRAQDLFAALFERALAFVTSLSRLATHIVNIIITPIITFYLLRDMPKIKGWVRERVPRRFLDEAVETYQEIDRVLAGFIRGQFIVSAVEASFVAVGLTVIGVEYALLLGIFAGFANMVPYVGTYIGALPAVIVILMGPDVGTRLLWALLLYVVVNIFDGHILAPRIVGRRVGLHPVVTMVAMLVGAKFFGVVGFLAAVPVTATLKILARKLERRYLEGPYYKRPPEAEDAGGPP
- a CDS encoding cyclic nucleotide-binding domain-containing protein produces the protein MESRLKILAECKLFKTLPPQALEMAAARCEEGEAEAGEALVVEGKPADGLYVVVEGNVDYIKRVDEKRGLVLLRWQPGDVVGLDAVMDGKEHYVSAVAATPVKYLRFSAEDFWAVCAADPLYEHRVLRQTLLIQSAGLRQTTLRLREFLAKIIK
- a CDS encoding CBS domain-containing protein; this translates as MDDALRGLIRADFDRLLHRERLDVSAAVERLILIQTVEGHAHNGHGEFRPRRFVDITTADVVRALRLDTAKVKRARQKLIDDVFGWAERAITGDDATALADADGKPLLSIPFLADFAVEPAAVLRGIYVGGMRDNSDVRAAVEADTGITIGGGSCYVVDADVMREMGLDSEKLSHEPHEDEIEEFRKSGLIVELPPEEVDDDRYRYLYIRDRAGPGHSDDAAFVLSGAIWGVDCALGVFLADAVDTLEKYSEKYTDQDDELSAAIAAGDAYEPSWERDLKDITFLSAVPDDDDDLVPDSSLRYFLRVDADANRCALQNHLDFIAGRPTVPMVLGFDRVLSVKFYRWARERLVEYEARLEAPARAATTLRSVAGVVDRSFLTVNVNDPPEKVVEAFANSSAEVAVVVDDDGAVVGTVRAADLLRFLWGRRER
- the lepB gene encoding signal peptidase I, encoding MALFRAKSFIKILPGDGRRRTRVVAAGPGAVKAEMKSTEKKNGGESEGLEPTRRLRTAARKPAGRDYAEAILVAVVVAFVLRAFVVQAFKIPSGSMKRTLLVGDYVVVEKVSYRFRAPARGDVVVFKYPHQDNEMTVGKWFRETYELVVHRRRVPRRDYVKRVIGVPGDVVMGKRAYVYVNGQPLREPYQYDAASYEFGPFKVPPDAYFVMGDNRAESRDGRHWGFVPRDLIKGRTALVYWSWCPDYCPKHRAHVSRLFRTRLAGTEGGEEPTRPEYICDAGGEILIDGEDVRLTKWYEFWRHVRWGRVLSAVE
- a CDS encoding cyclic nucleotide-binding domain-containing protein, with the translated sequence MIARDELRRNRLFREFSGQELDMVRIVVDEGMYDDGRLVIKEGGPGERLYLIAAGKCSVTTQISGAGTEEIKLLGEGDFFGEMSLIEAAPVSATVYARGSCRLLWLERKAFDRLIAEDMPVANKLLKAIILTFCERARETTAKIEGYYKLSQF